A genomic segment from Rahnella aceris encodes:
- a CDS encoding flagellar basal body P-ring protein FlgI → MRKLLSGILCLAMSALVVLPASADRIRDLTTVQGVRDNALIGYGLVVGLDGTGDQTTQTPFTTQTLTNMLSQLGITVPAGTNMQLKNVAAVMVTAKMPPFSRAGQAIDVVVSSMGNAKSIRGGTLLMTPMKGVDNQVYALAQGNVLVGGAGASSGGSSVTVNQVSGGRITGGATIERELPSTFGTEGVISLQLNDEDFNLAQQVSDAINRQGMGVASALDSRNIQVVVPRGNTSQVRILAQIQNIEVNVGPMDAKVIINSRTGSVVMNRDVTLDNCAVAQGNLSVVVDRQNDVSQPNTPFGGGQTVVTPNTNISVRQSGGSIQQVRSSASLNNVVRTLNALGATPIDLMSILQAMKTAGCLRADLEII, encoded by the coding sequence ATGCGAAAACTCCTTTCCGGTATTCTCTGTCTGGCGATGTCCGCCCTGGTGGTACTGCCCGCATCCGCCGACCGTATTCGTGATCTGACGACGGTACAGGGTGTGCGTGATAACGCCCTGATCGGCTACGGGCTGGTGGTGGGCCTTGACGGTACCGGTGACCAGACCACACAAACACCTTTTACCACCCAGACGCTGACTAACATGTTGTCCCAGCTCGGTATCACGGTACCGGCAGGCACCAACATGCAGTTGAAAAACGTGGCGGCGGTGATGGTCACCGCCAAAATGCCGCCGTTTTCGCGTGCCGGTCAGGCCATCGATGTGGTGGTTTCATCCATGGGTAATGCCAAAAGTATTCGCGGCGGCACCTTGCTGATGACCCCGATGAAAGGGGTGGATAATCAGGTTTACGCACTGGCGCAGGGTAACGTGCTGGTCGGCGGTGCAGGCGCTTCCTCCGGTGGCAGCAGCGTGACAGTTAACCAGGTTTCAGGTGGGCGTATTACCGGCGGGGCAACCATTGAACGCGAATTGCCGAGTACGTTCGGCACCGAAGGCGTGATCAGCCTGCAACTTAACGACGAAGATTTCAACCTGGCGCAGCAGGTCAGTGACGCCATCAACCGTCAGGGAATGGGGGTGGCGTCAGCGCTGGATTCCCGCAATATTCAGGTGGTGGTGCCGCGTGGCAACACCTCTCAGGTGCGCATTCTGGCGCAGATCCAAAATATCGAAGTGAACGTCGGGCCGATGGATGCGAAAGTCATCATCAACTCCCGTACCGGTTCGGTGGTCATGAACCGCGATGTGACCCTGGATAACTGTGCGGTTGCACAGGGCAATCTGTCTGTGGTGGTCGATCGCCAGAACGATGTCAGCCAGCCGAATACGCCATTTGGCGGCGGTCAGACGGTAGTGACGCCGAACACCAATATTTCCGTACGCCAGTCCGGCGGGTCGATTCAGCAGGTGCGTTCCAGTGCCAGCCTGAACAACGTTGTCCGTACCCTGAACGCGTTAGGCGCGACGCCTATCGATCTGATGTCCATTCTGCAGGCGATGAAAACAGCCGGATGCCTGCGTGCTGATTTGGAAATTATCTGA
- a CDS encoding flagellar basal body L-ring protein FlgH, with protein MTSSKDRPGKLVLPLLITLLANGCAYMPHTPLVPGATTATPAPAAPPVPNGSIFQSVQPMNYGYQPLFEDRRPRNVGDTLTIVLQENVSASKSSSANASRNGATSFGAATAPRYLEGLFGNARADLDMTGANTFAGKGGAAANNTFSGTLTVTVGEVLANGNLKVVGEKQIEINQGTEFIRFSGVVNPRTISGSNAVISTQVADARIEYVGNGYINEAQNMGWLQRFFLNLSPL; from the coding sequence ATGACTTCTTCTAAAGACCGACCAGGCAAGCTGGTGCTGCCGCTGTTAATCACGTTACTGGCGAATGGCTGCGCGTATATGCCGCATACCCCGCTGGTACCCGGAGCAACCACAGCGACCCCTGCGCCTGCGGCACCGCCGGTTCCTAACGGTTCGATTTTCCAGTCAGTTCAGCCGATGAACTACGGTTATCAGCCTCTGTTTGAAGACCGCCGTCCACGCAATGTCGGCGACACGCTGACCATTGTCTTGCAGGAAAATGTCAGTGCAAGCAAAAGCTCCTCAGCGAACGCCAGCCGCAACGGCGCGACCAGCTTTGGCGCAGCGACAGCGCCACGTTATCTGGAAGGTCTGTTCGGTAATGCCCGTGCCGACCTCGATATGACCGGTGCCAACACCTTTGCCGGTAAAGGCGGCGCAGCGGCCAATAACACCTTCAGCGGCACCCTGACCGTGACGGTTGGGGAAGTGCTGGCAAACGGCAACCTGAAAGTTGTCGGAGAGAAACAAATCGAAATTAATCAGGGAACTGAATTTATCCGGTTCTCCGGTGTGGTCAACCCGCGCACCATCAGCGGTTCGAACGCCGTTATCTCCACGCAGGTGGCAGATGCACGCATCGAGTACGTCGGGAATGGCTACATCAATGAAGCGCAGAACATGGGCTGGTTGCAGCGGTTCTTCTTAAACTTATCGCCGTTATAA
- a CDS encoding amino acid ABC transporter ATP-binding protein produces MSEAFDLFVNRPQEAPVEQLFPRKPQAATVGRIEINNLSKYYGAHKALDNVSLRIEPGTVTVILGPSGSGKSTLLRTINHLERVDEGFIQIDGDYIGYRRKGDTLYELKERAILKQRTHVGYVFQNFNLFPHMTVLDNIIEAPVVHGLLSRKNAIARACELLDTVGLREKAHAWPRHLSGGQQQRIAIARALALNPKVMLFDEPTSALDPELVGEVLDVIKKLAQSGVTLVVVTHEIGFARQVADQVVFMVDGRVVESGAAAQVLERPVHARTQAFLEKVL; encoded by the coding sequence ATGTCAGAAGCCTTTGATTTATTCGTTAACCGCCCGCAGGAAGCGCCTGTTGAGCAGCTGTTTCCACGCAAACCTCAGGCTGCTACCGTCGGGCGCATCGAAATCAATAATTTGAGCAAATACTACGGCGCGCACAAAGCGCTGGATAACGTGAGTCTGCGCATCGAACCGGGCACCGTGACCGTGATCCTCGGCCCGTCCGGCTCGGGGAAATCGACCCTGCTGCGCACGATTAACCATCTTGAGCGCGTCGACGAAGGTTTTATTCAGATTGACGGCGATTACATCGGCTACCGCCGCAAAGGCGATACGCTGTATGAACTGAAAGAGCGCGCCATCCTCAAACAACGCACACATGTCGGTTACGTTTTTCAGAATTTCAATTTATTCCCGCACATGACGGTGCTGGATAACATCATCGAAGCGCCGGTGGTTCACGGTCTGCTGAGCCGCAAAAACGCCATCGCCCGTGCCTGTGAACTGCTCGACACGGTCGGTCTGCGCGAAAAAGCGCACGCATGGCCACGTCATTTGTCCGGCGGACAGCAGCAGCGCATCGCCATCGCCCGTGCGCTGGCGCTGAATCCTAAAGTCATGCTGTTTGATGAACCGACGTCAGCCCTCGATCCCGAACTGGTTGGCGAAGTGCTGGATGTGATTAAAAAGCTGGCGCAGTCGGGCGTCACGCTGGTGGTCGTCACCCATGAAATCGGCTTCGCGCGCCAGGTAGCGGATCAGGTGGTGTTTATGGTGGATGGTCGCGTGGTTGAAAGCGGCGCTGCCGCACAGGTGCTGGAACGGCCGGTTCATGCCAGAACCCAGGCTTTCCTGGAGAAGGTGCTTTAA
- the flgJ gene encoding flagellar assembly peptidoglycan hydrolase FlgJ, whose amino-acid sequence MSDLMSMSGAAYDTQSLNKLKRDVAQDPQAHIKEVAKQFEGVFVQMMLKSMRQALPQGGILDNESTKLYTSMYDQQIAQDMSDKGLGMADMMVEQLTGGSKQPSELAGTVPMALDGEVLKTMPLQAMEQYLRKVIPTAPDRTTGGAPLPADSGQFVSSLTIPAQVASKDSGISHQLIMAQAALESGWGQREIPTADGKRSFNLFGIKAGSSWDGPTTQITTTEYTSGVAKKVQASFRVYGSYVEAISDYIKLLTNNPRYAQVASASTPEQAAHALQRAGYATDPNYADKLVSVIQKIKGAGEQAVKAYSHDLKDIF is encoded by the coding sequence ATGAGCGATCTGATGTCGATGTCAGGGGCGGCGTATGACACGCAATCCCTTAACAAACTGAAGCGGGATGTGGCGCAGGATCCTCAGGCGCACATCAAAGAAGTGGCGAAGCAGTTTGAAGGGGTGTTCGTGCAGATGATGCTGAAAAGCATGCGTCAGGCACTGCCGCAAGGGGGGATTCTGGATAACGAATCCACCAAACTTTATACATCGATGTACGATCAGCAAATTGCTCAGGACATGTCCGACAAAGGGCTGGGCATGGCCGACATGATGGTCGAACAACTGACCGGTGGCAGCAAGCAACCGTCAGAACTGGCGGGAACGGTGCCGATGGCGCTGGACGGCGAAGTGCTGAAAACCATGCCGTTGCAGGCGATGGAACAGTATCTGCGCAAAGTCATTCCGACTGCGCCGGACCGCACCACCGGCGGCGCACCGTTGCCAGCCGACAGCGGACAGTTCGTTTCCAGCCTCACCATTCCGGCACAGGTCGCCAGTAAAGACAGCGGGATTTCGCATCAGCTGATCATGGCGCAGGCCGCGCTGGAATCTGGCTGGGGGCAGCGCGAGATCCCGACTGCCGACGGCAAACGCAGCTTCAACCTGTTCGGTATCAAAGCGGGCAGCAGCTGGGACGGTCCGACCACCCAAATCACCACCACGGAATATACCAGCGGCGTGGCGAAAAAAGTGCAGGCCAGTTTCCGCGTGTACGGCTCCTATGTGGAAGCCATCAGCGACTACATCAAATTGCTCACCAACAACCCGCGTTATGCGCAGGTTGCCTCGGCCAGTACTCCTGAACAAGCCGCGCATGCCTTGCAACGAGCAGGTTACGCGACCGACCCGAATTATGCCGACAAACTGGTGAGTGTGATCCAGAAAATCAAAGGCGCGGGCGAGCAGGCGGTGAAAGCCTATAGCCATGATTTAAAAGATATCTTCTAG
- a CDS encoding CidB/LrgB family autolysis modulator, whose amino-acid sequence MIDILWSLPLTLVVFFATRKLAIKLKMPLLNPLLMSMVVIIPLLLVTHIPYARYFAGSKILNDLLQPAVVALAFPLYEQLHQIRARWKSIISICFIGSVVAMVSGTAIALWMGATPQIAASVLPKSVTTPIAMATAQSINGIPAISAVCVIFVGILGAVFGHTILNVLKITTKASRGLAMGTASHALGTARCAEMDYQEGAFSSLALVICGIITSLLAPFLFPVLLALFGH is encoded by the coding sequence ATGATTGATATATTGTGGTCGCTGCCGCTGACGCTGGTGGTGTTTTTCGCCACCCGTAAGCTCGCTATTAAACTCAAAATGCCGCTGCTCAACCCGCTGCTGATGTCGATGGTGGTGATCATTCCGCTGTTGCTGGTCACCCATATCCCTTACGCGCGCTATTTCGCGGGCAGCAAGATCCTCAATGATCTGCTGCAACCCGCCGTCGTGGCGCTGGCGTTTCCCTTGTACGAGCAACTGCATCAGATCCGCGCCCGCTGGAAATCCATCATCAGTATCTGTTTTATCGGCAGCGTGGTGGCGATGGTGAGCGGCACCGCGATTGCATTATGGATGGGAGCAACGCCGCAAATTGCCGCATCGGTATTACCGAAATCCGTCACCACGCCGATTGCCATGGCCACCGCGCAGTCGATCAATGGTATTCCGGCCATCAGCGCCGTGTGCGTGATTTTCGTCGGCATCCTCGGCGCGGTCTTTGGTCATACGATTTTGAATGTTCTGAAGATCACCACCAAAGCCTCACGCGGGCTGGCGATGGGTACCGCATCACACGCACTGGGTACCGCCCGCTGTGCAGAAATGGATTATCAGGAAGGCGCATTCAGTTCACTGGCGCTTGTGATTTGCGGCATCATCACCTCCCTGCTCGCCCCGTTCCTGTTCCCCGTCCTTCTCGCCCTCTTCGGTCATTAA
- the flgL gene encoding flagellar hook-associated protein FlgL: MRLSTNMIYNQNMNAVLDGQNRFQATGLQLSTGSKVSKPSDDPLAASQAVLVRQAQSENSQFSVARTFANQSMSQEESILSSVTSTIQDAQTLIVQAGDGSLSDDDRSSLATKLDSLKSQLVNLANSTDGNGRFIFAGYKSDTPPYTQDATTGAVTYSGGTTSITQQVDTSRTMTINHTGNQIFNALTGDAKAEPDGSPSESDLFKTIDGALTALRTPSADNTTDTQYTDAIDKANRGLSNSLNNVLSVRSELGTQMSELDNLDTLGDNRDVSNSTKLSNLVDTEWTSAISTYTLQQVALQASYKTYSAMQGMSLFQMNS, translated from the coding sequence ATGCGTCTTAGTACCAATATGATTTACAACCAAAACATGAATGCGGTACTGGATGGTCAGAACCGCTTCCAGGCGACCGGTTTACAGTTGTCGACCGGCAGCAAAGTGAGCAAGCCTTCGGATGACCCGCTGGCGGCGTCGCAGGCGGTGCTGGTACGGCAGGCGCAATCGGAGAACAGCCAGTTTTCCGTGGCCCGTACCTTTGCTAACCAGAGTATGAGTCAGGAAGAGTCGATTTTAAGCAGCGTGACCTCGACCATTCAGGATGCACAGACGTTGATCGTTCAGGCCGGTGACGGTTCTTTAAGCGATGACGACCGTTCTTCTCTGGCGACTAAACTGGACAGCCTGAAATCGCAACTGGTGAACCTGGCGAACAGCACCGACGGTAACGGCCGCTTCATCTTCGCCGGTTACAAAAGTGATACTCCGCCTTATACGCAGGACGCCACAACGGGTGCGGTAACCTATTCCGGGGGCACGACGTCTATTACTCAGCAGGTTGATACCAGTCGTACCATGACCATCAACCATACCGGTAACCAGATTTTTAATGCCTTAACCGGTGATGCGAAAGCCGAACCGGACGGTTCTCCGAGCGAATCAGATTTATTCAAAACCATCGACGGTGCGCTGACTGCGCTGAGAACGCCATCGGCGGATAACACCACGGATACGCAATACACCGATGCCATCGATAAAGCCAACCGTGGCCTGAGTAACTCACTCAACAACGTGCTTTCCGTGCGTTCAGAGTTGGGTACGCAGATGTCCGAACTGGATAATCTCGATACACTGGGCGACAACCGTGATGTATCGAACTCGACCAAACTCAGTAATCTGGTCGATACCGAATGGACCTCAGCAATTTCGACCTACACCTTGCAGCAGGTTGCGCTTCAGGCATCCTATAAGACCTACAGCGCCATGCAGGGTATGTCACTGTTCCAGATGAATTCGTAA
- the flgK gene encoding flagellar hook-associated protein FlgK, which yields MSSSLINTAMSGLNAAQAALSTTGNNIANVSVAGYNRQTAIITQSNGISTPAGYIGNGVTVTGVNREYNSFVVKQLLGASATGSALSTQLDQASSIDDLLGDSSTGIDATMSTFFKGLQTLTSNASDSAARQAVLGEAQGLTAQFNSSAKYLNDMNTAVNQQVTQNVDQINTYASQIAKLNSQITATRGSTGQEPNALLDQRDQLVSQLNNVTGVVVTQQDGDTYNISFANGTPLVSGGNAKTVVAMPSSADPSKLTVGMTQPDGSVSEIQESRLTTGSLGGTLAFRKDNLEPAINQLGQLALALSDSFNTTNKAGFDLNGDAGTDFFSFTGATTVSNTKNTGSAQLSVAYTDTAAVKASDYTMAYNGTSWDVTRVSDGAKITPTAGTDSNGDPTMNFDGLSVSVTGTPNTNDSITIKTVSNVAGSMNLAISDSSLIAAAGAADSGVSDNTNAQKLLNLQTAKLVEGKSTLSGAYASMVSNVGNQVSTLTTTSTSQANIVTQLTAQQQSISGVNLDEEYGDLQRYQQYYLANAQVVQTASTIFDAIINIR from the coding sequence ATGTCCAGTAGCTTAATTAATACCGCAATGAGCGGACTGAACGCAGCGCAGGCGGCGCTCAGTACCACCGGGAACAACATCGCTAACGTGAGTGTGGCCGGTTATAACCGCCAGACCGCCATTATTACGCAAAGTAATGGCATCTCTACTCCTGCCGGTTATATCGGCAACGGTGTGACGGTGACCGGTGTGAATCGTGAGTACAACTCTTTCGTGGTGAAGCAGCTTCTGGGTGCCAGCGCAACCGGCAGCGCGCTGTCAACGCAGCTTGATCAGGCCAGCTCTATCGATGACCTGCTCGGCGACAGTTCCACAGGTATCGATGCCACCATGTCGACCTTTTTTAAAGGCCTGCAAACGCTGACCAGCAATGCCAGCGACAGTGCGGCTCGTCAGGCAGTGCTGGGTGAGGCACAGGGTTTAACCGCGCAGTTCAACAGTTCAGCCAAATACCTGAACGACATGAATACCGCCGTTAACCAGCAAGTCACGCAGAATGTTGACCAGATCAACACCTATGCGTCGCAGATTGCCAAACTGAACAGTCAGATCACCGCGACGCGTGGCAGCACCGGACAGGAACCTAACGCCTTGCTCGATCAGCGTGACCAACTGGTCAGTCAGCTGAACAACGTCACCGGTGTGGTCGTGACCCAGCAGGACGGCGATACTTACAATATTTCATTCGCCAACGGCACGCCGCTGGTGAGCGGCGGCAACGCCAAAACGGTGGTTGCGATGCCGTCCAGTGCCGATCCTTCCAAACTGACGGTCGGCATGACCCAACCGGACGGTTCGGTTTCTGAAATTCAGGAAAGCCGTCTGACCACCGGTTCGCTCGGCGGCACGCTGGCTTTCCGTAAAGACAACCTGGAACCGGCCATTAACCAGCTCGGGCAACTGGCGCTGGCGCTGTCTGACAGCTTCAATACCACCAACAAAGCCGGTTTTGACCTCAACGGTGACGCGGGGACGGACTTCTTCTCCTTCACCGGCGCGACCACGGTCAGCAACACCAAAAATACCGGCAGCGCCCAACTGAGCGTGGCATATACCGACACGGCCGCGGTGAAAGCCAGCGATTACACCATGGCTTACAACGGCACCAGCTGGGATGTAACCCGCGTTTCCGACGGGGCAAAAATCACCCCGACGGCGGGCACCGACAGCAACGGTGATCCGACGATGAATTTCGATGGCTTGTCGGTTTCCGTCACCGGCACGCCGAATACCAATGACAGCATCACCATCAAAACGGTCAGCAATGTTGCGGGCAGCATGAATCTGGCTATCAGTGATTCTTCATTGATCGCCGCAGCGGGTGCGGCAGACAGCGGCGTGAGTGACAACACCAACGCGCAGAAACTGCTGAATCTGCAAACCGCGAAACTGGTGGAAGGTAAATCCACCCTGTCGGGCGCATACGCCAGCATGGTAAGTAACGTGGGTAACCAGGTTTCCACGCTGACCACCACCAGCACCTCACAGGCGAATATCGTCACGCAGCTCACCGCTCAACAGCAGTCTATCTCCGGGGTTAACCTCGATGAAGAATACGGCGATCTGCAACGTTACCAGCAATATTATCTGGCGAACGCGCAGGTCGTGCAGACGGCTTCGACGATATTCGACGCGATCATCAACATTCGCTGA
- a CDS encoding CidA/LrgA family protein, with translation MSTAISLVFQYVRAFILIYLCLFAGNAISSLLPLTIPGSIIGMLILFGLLSTQILPFKWVKPGCNVLIRYMALLFVPIGVGVMNYYEQLRTQFGPLVVSCLVSTLIVLLVVAYCSHYIHGERGAVTDKAEDKND, from the coding sequence ATGAGCACCGCAATCTCTCTGGTATTCCAATATGTTCGGGCGTTTATTCTGATTTATCTCTGTTTATTCGCCGGGAATGCGATTTCATCTCTTTTACCGCTCACCATTCCCGGCAGCATCATCGGCATGCTGATCCTGTTTGGTTTGCTTTCAACCCAAATTCTGCCGTTCAAATGGGTCAAACCGGGCTGTAATGTTCTGATTCGCTATATGGCGTTACTGTTCGTCCCTATCGGCGTCGGGGTCATGAATTATTACGAGCAACTGCGCACGCAGTTCGGGCCGCTGGTGGTGTCGTGTCTGGTCAGTACCCTGATTGTATTGCTGGTTGTCGCCTACTGTTCCCACTATATCCATGGCGAACGCGGTGCGGTGACGGATAAAGCGGAGGATAAAAATGATTGA